The Xiphias gladius isolate SHS-SW01 ecotype Sanya breed wild chromosome 4, ASM1685928v1, whole genome shotgun sequence genome includes a window with the following:
- the nkx2.2b gene encoding NK2 homeobox 2b, whose protein sequence is MTVLRAPAPFNGIHGRGPSTVRSSLTGCSRRFVADTNLELFLPLPSSPPRPTPTPATPALMSFGTSTKTGFSVRDILDLPDTTGGRGGSGTEGAEEDDAEEASAEGSGSGNPQELELCGRDLCERGVGSLGRWSRGPVHGLSLKSRTEPKFPGLSADKTPDAERDPAGGEAQKGRGRKRRVLFSKAQTFELERRFRQQRYLSAPEREHLAGMIRLTPNQVKIWFQNHRYKMKRARAERSLEALQLLPARRVAIPVLVRDGKPCDRILAQDLEAPFRSGLTLPLCAYSPLLHPAYGPEHPGLPQHHPGVQQLAHMYHWSW, encoded by the exons ATGACAGTG CTCCGGGCTCCCGCTCCATTTAACGGCATTCATGGACGCGGACCCTCCACTGTCCGCTCCTCTCTAACGGGCTGCAGCCGGCGCTTCGTCGCCGACACAAACCTGGAACTTTTCCTGCCTCTACCCTCGTCCCCACCCCGCCCCACCCCGACCCCCGCCACCCCGGCGCTCATGTCCTTTGGCACCAGCACAAAAACGGGATTCTCCGTGCGGGACATCCTGGATCTCCCCGACACGACGGGGGGACGCGGCGGCTCCGGGACCGAGGGGGCGGAGGAGGACGACGCCGAGGAGGCATCCGCGGAGGGCTCCGGCTCGGGAAACCCGCAGGAGTTGGAGCTTTGCGGCCGGGATCTGTGTGAGCGCGGCGTCGGGAGCCTCGGCAGGTGGAGCCGCGGACCCG TACACGGCCTCTCCTTAAAGTCCCGCACCGAGCCGAAATTCCCCGGGCTCTCCGCGGACAAGACCCCGGATGCAGAGCGGGACCCAGCGGGCGGAGAGGCGCAGAAGGGCCGCGGCAGGAAGCGGCGGGTGCTGTTCTCCAAGGCGCAGACCTTCGAGCTGGAGCGCCGCTTCCGGCAGCAGCGCTACCTGTCCGCCCCGGAGAGGGAGCACCTGGCCGGGATGATCCGCCTCACCCCGAACCAGGTCAAGATCTGGTTCCAGAACCACCGCTACAAGATGAAGCGCGCCCGGGCCGAGCGCAGCCTGGAGGCGCTGCAGCTGCTGCCGGCTCGCCGGGTCGCCATCCCGGTCCTGGTGCGGGACGGGAAGCCCTGCGACCGGATCCTAGCGCAGGACCTGGAGGCGCCCTTCAGGTCCGGCCTGACCCTGCCTCTGTGTGCCTACTCCCCTCTGCTGCACCCCGCCTACGGACCGGAGCACCCCGGGCTGCCCCAGCATCACCCGGGGGTGCAGCAGCTGGCGCACATGTACCACTGGAGCTGGTGA
- the pax1b gene encoding paired box protein Pax-1 — translation MLGRGNKSRPACLRVTPETEKGAGFRGISFGSGSPRKLIHQKQAAEVQSFPSPRDADDEPPVPGVNVLLDRSPAVQGAERRERSRRPEQSYGEVNQLGGVFVNGRPLPNPVRLRIVELAQLGMRPCDISRQLRVSHGCVSKILARYNETGSILPGAIGGSKPRVTTPAVVKSIRDYKQGDPGIFAWEIRDRLLSDGVCDKYNVPSVSSISRILRNKIGTLSQPSQSERDSPAPGPLQYGHVYPYSHYNGPAMTGTTGTRTGSGPSAHVGLRRNWPNILGIRAFVDPAALSGSNGHSAKVEDWTGMTGMSSRPFPSGINGAEKINNQPDFKYPQQSSSSLSGYVSACAYSPPNQYGAYGGPGANYMNTGHHWQPQSSGQTPCLTPSLTPSLTPGLSHPGSAAPLEAADFHIMTSFKLSQREDYLRPRDDAEGETRTTSVCLVLEDSRQTNLRFCLYWNRAPEEKKPPSLNWTHSRN, via the exons ATGTTGGGTCGAGGAAACAAGTCCCGACCCGCCTGTCTCCGTGTGACCCCAGAGACCGAAAAGGGGGCTGGTTTTCGAGGGATCTCCTTTGGGTCGGGATCCCCACGAAAGCTGATTCACCAGAAGCAGGCGGCAGAAGTGCAGA GTTTCCCGTCGCCACGAGACGCGGACGATGAGCCCCCGGTGCCGGGTGTGAACGTCCTCCTCGATCGTTCTCCGGCCGTCCAGGGGGCCGAGAGACGGGAGCGGTCCCGACGACCGG AGCAGAGCTACGGGGAGGTGAACCAGCTCGGCGGGGTGTTCGTGAACGGCCGGCCGCTGCCGAACCCGGTGCGGCTGCGGATCGTGGAGCTGGCGCAGCTCGGTATGCGGCCCTGCGACATCAGCCGCCAGCTGCGGGTCTCCCACGGCTGCGTGTCCAAGATCCTGGCCCGCTACAACGAGACCGGCTCCATCCTGCCCGGAGCCATCGGCGGCAGCAAGCCCCGGGTCACCACCCCCGCCGTGGTCAAGAGCATCCGGGACTACAAGCAGGGGGACCCGGGCATCTTCGCCTGGGAGATCCGGGACCGGCTGCTGTCGGACGGGGTCTGCGACAAGTACAACGTGCCGTCCGTCAGCTCCATCAGCCGCATCCTCAGGAATAAGATCGGGACTCTGTCGCAGCCGAGTCAGTCTGAGAGGGACAGTCCGGCTCCGGGTCCGCTCCAGTACGGACATGTCTACCCGTACTCCCACTACAACGGGCCCGCGATGACCGGGACCACCGGGACCAGGACGGGCAGCGGCCCCTCCGCACACGTGGGCCTGCGGCGGAACTGGCCCAACATCCTGGGCATCCGGGCCTTCGTGGACCCGGCAG CTCTGTCCGGCTCCAATGGACACTCGGCCAAAGTGGAGGACTGGACCGGTATGACCGGTATGAGCAGCAGGCCGTTCCCCTCTGGAATAAACGGAGCGGAGAAAATCAACAACCAGCCGGACTTCAAATACCCACAGCAG TCCTCATCCAGTCTCTCTGGTTACGTCTCGGCTTGTGCCTACTCTCCACCAAACCAGTACGGTGCGTACGGGGGTCCAGGGGCCAACTACATGAACACTGGGCACCACTGGCAGCCTCAGTCCTCCGGTCAGACCCCCTGCCTAACTCCCAGTCTAACTCCCAGTCTGACTCCCGGCCTGTCTCATCCCGGCTCTGCGGCACCACTGGAGGCTGCGGATTTTCACATCATGACATCTTTCAAGCTTTCTCAAAGGGAAG ACTATCTTCGGCCTCGTGACGACGCCGAGGGGGAAACTCGGACGACGTCGGTCTGTCTGGTTTTAGAAGACTCGCGGCAAACTAACCTCCGCTTCTGCCTCTACTGGAACCGTgcacctgaagaaaaaaaacccccctcTCTGAACTGGACTCATTCCAGGAATTGA